One Tunturibacter gelidoferens genomic region harbors:
- a CDS encoding RNA polymerase sigma factor, with protein sequence MTIPTASRYTELKVATRRLPRIPAQHISQPALKAIENPHIQQQQINPAPVPRGTLLPPTKSLEAKLERTPEQEAAQEAVAKLVRQCMAGDSQAWQQLVASQHRRIYAICYRFTGSGTDAEDLTQEVFLKLYKNLSSFDTQKGSFQTWITTLARNLLVDHFRRTRLERASESLDATFDGEEDGPTMADRLADPRPSQEHHVAGLELKVRVQNALKQLSPELREAVILRDLEDMDYKEISQVLRIPEGTVKSRISRGRGELARLLQRIEGQVV encoded by the coding sequence ATGACGATTCCAACCGCGAGCCGATACACAGAGCTCAAAGTTGCGACGCGCCGTCTGCCCAGAATCCCCGCGCAGCACATCTCGCAGCCTGCTCTTAAGGCTATCGAGAACCCACATATCCAACAGCAACAAATCAATCCAGCGCCCGTTCCACGCGGTACACTTCTCCCACCGACAAAATCACTTGAGGCGAAGTTGGAGCGTACCCCAGAACAGGAAGCAGCGCAGGAAGCAGTCGCCAAACTGGTACGCCAGTGCATGGCCGGCGACTCGCAGGCCTGGCAGCAGCTGGTCGCCTCCCAGCACCGCCGTATCTACGCCATCTGCTATCGTTTCACCGGTTCGGGTACCGACGCCGAAGACCTGACGCAAGAAGTCTTCCTGAAGCTCTACAAGAACCTCTCCAGCTTCGACACCCAGAAGGGCAGTTTCCAGACCTGGATCACCACGCTGGCCCGCAATCTCCTGGTCGACCACTTCCGCCGCACCCGCCTCGAGCGCGCCTCCGAGTCCCTCGACGCCACCTTTGACGGCGAAGAAGACGGTCCCACCATGGCCGACCGGCTCGCCGACCCCCGGCCCTCTCAGGAACATCATGTCGCCGGTCTCGAGCTCAAAGTTCGCGTCCAAAACGCGCTAAAGCAGCTCTCCCCAGAGCTTCGCGAAGCTGTTATCCTCCGCGATCTCGAGGATATGGATTACAAAGAGATATCACAGGTTCTCCGCATACCCGAAGGTACGGTAAAAAGCCGCATCAGCCGCGGTCGCGGGGAACTAGCAAGGCTTCTGCAACGTATAGAAGGGCAGGTGGTTTAA
- a CDS encoding anti-sigma factor family protein gives MADFNQFGSVKPGAPGDPQHCAQCEAMLVDALDGTLSAADQATFDTHMIGCPSCAGLLADAQRGAAWMEMLKSPRPEPPATLFESILAQTSGKTALGPAKEDQPPIVLGRTDYLRTPNTLLSHPTLLPSASGNLATNPFASAKVLPFRTRVTSGLRSFGQTMLQPRLAMTAAMAFFSIALTMNLTGVRLSQLRASDLKPSSILRSCYEAKAKVVRYSDNLRVVYELESRVRDLQRSSDDEGSAGTTSTPTNQNDSSQPNSKPAGTQPNDPKDQKPGQKNDQKQNSPKPNPGSSRRETPGGNIQLVASVSTRAPLPFQSQNFVVFTPSVIKSEGGLV, from the coding sequence GTGGCAGACTTCAACCAATTCGGCAGCGTCAAACCCGGCGCACCCGGCGATCCTCAGCACTGCGCGCAATGCGAAGCCATGCTCGTGGACGCGCTCGACGGCACCCTCTCCGCGGCAGATCAGGCCACCTTCGACACCCATATGATCGGCTGCCCCAGTTGCGCCGGCCTGCTCGCCGACGCCCAGCGCGGAGCCGCCTGGATGGAGATGCTCAAGTCTCCCCGCCCCGAACCCCCCGCCACCCTCTTTGAGAGCATCCTTGCCCAGACGAGCGGCAAAACCGCCCTCGGCCCCGCCAAAGAAGACCAACCCCCGATCGTCCTCGGCCGAACCGACTACCTTCGCACTCCGAATACGCTCCTCAGCCATCCGACTCTGCTTCCCTCCGCGTCAGGCAACCTCGCAACCAATCCCTTCGCCTCTGCCAAGGTGCTTCCCTTCCGCACTCGCGTCACCTCCGGGCTCCGCTCCTTCGGCCAGACCATGCTGCAGCCGCGCTTGGCAATGACTGCTGCCATGGCCTTCTTCTCCATCGCCCTCACCATGAACCTCACCGGGGTCCGCCTCAGTCAGCTTCGCGCCAGCGACCTCAAACCCTCCAGTATTCTGCGTAGTTGCTACGAGGCCAAAGCCAAGGTAGTCCGTTACTCCGACAATCTTCGCGTCGTCTACGAACTTGAATCGCGCGTCCGCGATCTGCAGCGCTCTTCCGACGATGAGGGATCCGCCGGAACGACCAGCACCCCAACCAACCAGAACGACTCGTCCCAGCCAAACAGCAAGCCAGCTGGCACCCAGCCGAATGATCCAAAGGATCAGAAGCCCGGCCAGAAAAATGACCAGAAGCAGAACAGCCCCAAACCCAACCCTGGCTCCAGCCGTCGCGAAACCCCCGGCGGCAATATCCAGCTAGTAGCGTCAGTTAGTACCCGGGCCCCTCTCCCCTTCCAGTCTCAGAATTTTGTTGTCTTTACTCCCAGTGTCATTAAGTCGGAAGGGGGATTGGTATGA
- a CDS encoding B-box zinc finger protein: MTCANHPERERVAFCQNCGKPLCQECTRTVGSAVFCESCLAAKLSGAGAPPPAAGSYAYSGAEAGVNYSASGVIPPPIPPGAPNPGLAALLGFIPGVGAMYNGQYAKGVVHLVVFAILVSLADEHGIFGLFIAGWVCYQVIEAYHTAKARRDGTLLPNPFGLNDLGERLGFGKSWPGTAQSGSAAPFVPQGTAPTPDVPNSPPSSPYTPPPSGYPPQQPPSAAWGTPWENYAPPVPPIPPYGAPAYPLDPGLTPPRNRFPAGALWLIGLGCIFLIGNAGLFHHFPIHRIIPFFLIGLGVWLFVHKMTGTGNGLSDDGTPAYQYRLFSALRGSIWVILVGILFLLDSFDILSWSHSWPLFIIVAGLMAVFQRTSFNSAAAVAYPYGVPPASPVAPPPPAPPSTSIVPSNQHDQEGS; the protein is encoded by the coding sequence ATGACTTGCGCAAACCATCCTGAACGTGAACGTGTTGCTTTCTGCCAGAACTGCGGCAAGCCACTCTGCCAGGAGTGCACCCGCACCGTCGGCTCTGCTGTCTTCTGCGAATCCTGCCTCGCCGCCAAACTCTCAGGTGCCGGAGCCCCACCACCCGCTGCCGGCTCTTACGCCTATAGCGGAGCGGAAGCCGGCGTAAACTACTCTGCCAGCGGCGTCATTCCGCCCCCCATCCCTCCGGGAGCACCAAACCCCGGCCTCGCCGCACTCTTAGGCTTTATCCCCGGCGTAGGTGCAATGTACAACGGCCAATACGCCAAGGGAGTCGTGCATCTGGTCGTCTTCGCGATCCTCGTCAGCCTCGCCGACGAGCACGGTATCTTCGGGCTCTTTATCGCCGGCTGGGTGTGCTACCAGGTTATCGAGGCCTACCACACCGCCAAAGCCCGGCGAGACGGCACCCTGCTCCCAAATCCCTTCGGCCTGAACGATCTCGGCGAACGCCTCGGCTTCGGAAAGTCCTGGCCCGGCACAGCCCAATCAGGCTCAGCCGCCCCCTTCGTTCCGCAAGGAACCGCTCCGACACCCGACGTCCCAAACTCCCCGCCCAGCAGCCCCTACACCCCACCGCCCTCCGGCTATCCGCCCCAGCAGCCGCCCTCCGCCGCCTGGGGAACTCCTTGGGAGAACTACGCTCCTCCCGTACCCCCGATCCCGCCCTACGGCGCTCCCGCCTACCCGCTGGATCCTGGCCTCACGCCACCGCGTAACCGCTTTCCCGCCGGCGCTCTCTGGCTGATTGGTCTCGGCTGCATCTTCCTGATCGGCAACGCAGGCCTCTTCCACCACTTCCCCATTCACCGAATCATCCCCTTCTTCCTCATCGGACTCGGCGTCTGGCTCTTCGTCCACAAGATGACCGGCACAGGGAACGGCCTCTCAGATGACGGCACCCCCGCCTACCAATACCGGCTCTTCAGCGCCTTGCGCGGTTCCATCTGGGTCATTCTCGTTGGTATCCTCTTCCTGCTCGACTCCTTCGACATTCTGTCCTGGTCCCATAGCTGGCCGCTCTTCATCATCGTCGCCGGCCTCATGGCAGTCTTTCAACGCACCTCTTTCAACTCTGCCGCAGCCGTAGCCTACCCTTATGGGGTTCCTCCGGCCTCCCCGGTCGCTCCACCCCCACCGGCCCCTCCAAGCACCAGCATCGTCCCCTCCAACCAGCACGATCAGGAAGGGAGCTAG
- a CDS encoding superoxide dismutase family protein yields the protein MRSILAAVTLSLLVVPAFAKPKDAVVVPIKTATGEDAGTATFSPTKKGVHIKLDLKNLPVGEHGVHIHAKPLCDAPDFKTAGGHFNPENKQHGFQNPMGHHAGDLPTNVTIGEGHLGQATFNVDYLSMDPAAANSILANGGTSIVIHEKGDDMKTDPSGNSGNRIACGVISAPTP from the coding sequence ATGCGCAGCATCCTCGCCGCCGTCACTCTCAGTCTTCTCGTCGTTCCAGCCTTCGCCAAACCAAAAGATGCCGTTGTCGTCCCCATCAAGACCGCCACCGGCGAGGACGCAGGCACCGCTACCTTCAGCCCTACGAAGAAAGGTGTTCACATCAAGCTCGACCTCAAGAACCTTCCCGTAGGCGAGCACGGTGTCCACATCCACGCCAAACCGCTCTGCGACGCACCCGACTTCAAGACCGCCGGCGGTCACTTCAACCCCGAGAATAAGCAACATGGCTTCCAGAACCCCATGGGACACCACGCGGGCGACCTGCCGACCAATGTCACCATCGGCGAAGGCCATCTCGGCCAGGCCACCTTCAACGTCGACTATCTCTCGATGGACCCTGCCGCCGCCAACAGCATCCTCGCCAACGGCGGAACCTCCATCGTCATCCACGAGAAGGGCGACGACATGAAGACCGACCCCTCCGGCAACTCCGGCAACCGCATCGCCTGCGGCGTCATCTCGGCTCCTACTCCCTAA
- a CDS encoding S10 family peptidase, translated as MISTRSSILTKLLVFSFLPTIFSAVVALSATAQTAPDAKPVDAKPAATPGLSVTLPPLPADAHVDQTMQFEGKTLHYTVTVGTLPVRDSKGGLSGEVVYTSYVVEGKDRPVTFAFNGGPGAASVYLNLGAIGPKRVAFGAEGQSPSDPATLMDNPGTWLDFTDLVFIDPIGTGFSRSLVSEEESKKQFYGPDQDIAYLSRNIYDWLVKNGRLQSRKYIVGESYGGYRGPRLTAYLQSQTGVAVNGLVLVSPALAPQAGSQDISPIPWMITLPSIVAANYERQGKLTNESMAEVIDYTRGEYAVDLMKGNSDPAATPRLVKRVTELTGLDPTFVKQSGGRLETQAFLREEFRETGKLGSRYDPNVTAYDPFPYNPTQETQDPILLSIIAPTTTAMVDFVTRTVGWKTDASYNALSFDVNRMWDNSGRNGAFSGSASATDLRVAVATDPKLRVVIAHGWADLSCPFMGSVLTVSQIPPMGDPTRVQVHEYPGGHMYYARPASSLALRKDVMEMVSKH; from the coding sequence ATGATTTCAACGCGGTCCTCGATCCTGACGAAGTTGCTTGTTTTTTCGTTCCTTCCAACGATTTTTTCTGCTGTGGTTGCTCTCTCTGCGACTGCGCAGACCGCGCCGGATGCGAAGCCGGTGGATGCGAAACCCGCAGCTACGCCAGGACTGTCGGTCACACTGCCACCCCTGCCGGCGGATGCTCACGTGGATCAGACGATGCAGTTTGAGGGAAAGACGCTGCACTACACCGTGACCGTAGGCACGCTGCCGGTGCGGGATAGTAAAGGCGGGCTGAGCGGGGAGGTCGTCTATACCTCGTACGTTGTCGAGGGGAAGGACCGGCCGGTTACGTTTGCGTTCAATGGCGGACCCGGTGCGGCTTCGGTGTATCTGAACCTGGGGGCGATTGGGCCGAAGAGGGTGGCGTTCGGGGCGGAGGGGCAGAGTCCGTCGGATCCAGCTACTCTGATGGACAATCCGGGGACGTGGCTGGATTTTACGGATCTGGTTTTTATCGACCCGATCGGGACGGGGTTTTCTCGTTCGCTCGTGTCGGAGGAGGAGTCGAAGAAGCAGTTCTATGGCCCGGACCAGGATATTGCGTATCTGTCGCGGAACATCTACGACTGGCTGGTGAAGAACGGGCGGCTGCAGTCTCGCAAGTACATTGTGGGCGAGAGCTACGGGGGGTATCGCGGGCCGAGGCTGACGGCTTACCTGCAATCGCAGACTGGCGTCGCGGTGAATGGGTTGGTGCTAGTTTCGCCGGCGCTGGCTCCGCAGGCTGGTTCGCAGGATATCTCGCCGATTCCGTGGATGATCACACTGCCTTCGATCGTCGCGGCGAACTATGAGCGACAAGGGAAGCTGACGAACGAGAGTATGGCCGAGGTGATCGACTACACGCGCGGCGAGTATGCGGTGGATTTGATGAAGGGCAACAGCGATCCGGCGGCGACGCCTCGTCTGGTGAAGAGGGTGACGGAGCTGACGGGGCTTGATCCGACGTTTGTGAAGCAGTCGGGTGGGCGGCTGGAGACGCAGGCGTTTCTGCGGGAAGAGTTTCGTGAGACGGGCAAGCTGGGGAGTCGCTATGACCCGAATGTGACGGCTTACGATCCGTTTCCTTACAACCCGACGCAGGAGACGCAGGACCCGATTCTGTTGAGCATTATTGCGCCGACGACTACGGCGATGGTGGATTTTGTGACTCGCACGGTTGGTTGGAAGACGGATGCGAGCTATAACGCGCTGTCGTTCGATGTGAACAGAATGTGGGATAACAGCGGGCGGAATGGCGCGTTTTCGGGGTCGGCTTCTGCGACAGATCTGAGGGTTGCGGTGGCTACCGATCCGAAGCTGCGCGTGGTGATTGCGCATGGATGGGCGGATCTGTCTTGTCCGTTTATGGGGTCGGTGCTGACGGTGAGCCAGATTCCGCCGATGGGCGATCCGACGCGGGTGCAGGTGCATGAGTACCCCGGTGGGCACATGTACTATGCGCGGCCAGCCAGTTCGCTGGCGCTGCGCAAGGATGTGATGGAGATGGTGTCGAAGCACTGA
- a CDS encoding DUF4097 family beta strand repeat-containing protein: MGSYPPPPYPPPPGPPYGGDWKYQRRVLKEQARAQRDMARAQRDAYRYQARSLRRSSILGPLLLITIGILFLLVQTGRVAAHSLWDWYARFWPILLVGAGVIMLLEWAYDQYMQSDDTQPRYRRRLGGGVFALLLILGITGIVFSSVRNGNGHSYVLNGLNLNQDNLDEFLGDKHESDQMLSQSFPANSGFTVDNPRGDVSISGTSDDNQIHISVHKEVYTRSDSDADSKAKKLSPNLTNTGDSLSLSMPAIDGTRADLTITLPATAPVIVSANHGDIHVSALKAPLQVTANHGNIELTGITGPVVTHVNNSDSDLSAHSVSGPLTIQGRGHDTTLSDLTGPVTMSGDFFGTTHFEHIRGPIKFHTSRTDLQFARLDGEIDISHSDITASEAVGPLTLTAGNRNVTLERVAGDVTVTNRNGSVDLTSAPPLGNVTVENRNGSVNLTLPEQANFAYQLDATNGDIESDFSEIQIPDGGLQKKTINGTAGKGGPLLHISTSQGDISLKKGSIMPLPPLPPMPKITAMPEDARQAIQDAKREAQDAAREGKQAAEEGKREAKQAADEAKRQADEAKREAKQAADEARREAKQQKDQNQ, translated from the coding sequence ATGGGAAGTTATCCTCCTCCACCCTATCCGCCACCGCCCGGCCCACCCTACGGAGGCGACTGGAAGTATCAGCGCCGCGTCCTCAAAGAGCAGGCCCGTGCCCAGCGCGACATGGCCCGCGCCCAGCGTGACGCCTACCGCTATCAGGCCCGCAGCCTCCGTCGCAGCTCCATCCTTGGACCTCTGCTGCTCATCACCATCGGCATCCTCTTCTTGCTGGTGCAAACCGGTCGCGTCGCAGCCCACAGCCTCTGGGACTGGTACGCCCGCTTCTGGCCGATCCTCCTCGTAGGCGCCGGCGTCATCATGCTCCTGGAATGGGCATACGACCAGTACATGCAGTCCGATGACACCCAGCCCCGTTATCGTCGCCGGCTGGGAGGTGGGGTCTTCGCCCTGCTCCTGATCCTGGGCATAACCGGGATCGTCTTCAGCAGCGTACGCAACGGCAACGGTCACAGCTACGTGCTCAACGGTCTCAACCTCAATCAAGATAACCTCGACGAGTTTCTCGGCGACAAACACGAGAGCGACCAGATGCTCTCGCAATCGTTCCCCGCCAACAGCGGCTTCACCGTCGATAACCCGCGCGGCGACGTCTCCATCTCCGGCACCAGCGATGACAACCAGATTCACATCTCCGTCCACAAAGAGGTCTACACTCGTTCCGACTCTGACGCCGACAGCAAAGCCAAAAAACTCAGTCCGAATCTGACCAACACCGGAGACAGCCTCTCTCTCTCCATGCCAGCCATCGACGGCACCCGCGCCGACCTCACGATTACCTTGCCGGCGACTGCACCTGTAATTGTCTCCGCCAACCACGGCGACATCCACGTCAGTGCACTCAAGGCTCCGCTTCAGGTTACCGCCAACCACGGCAACATCGAGCTCACCGGCATCACCGGACCCGTCGTTACTCACGTCAACAACAGCGACTCCGACCTCTCCGCGCATAGCGTCTCCGGCCCCCTCACCATTCAAGGTCGCGGCCATGACACAACACTCTCTGACCTCACCGGCCCGGTCACCATGAGTGGAGACTTCTTCGGTACCACGCACTTCGAACACATCCGCGGTCCCATCAAATTTCACACCAGCCGCACCGATCTTCAGTTCGCCCGTCTCGATGGCGAGATCGATATCAGCCACTCCGACATCACCGCCAGTGAAGCCGTCGGTCCCCTTACGCTCACGGCAGGCAACCGCAACGTGACCCTGGAGCGGGTCGCCGGCGATGTCACCGTCACCAATCGCAACGGGTCGGTTGACCTCACCAGCGCACCCCCTCTCGGCAATGTCACCGTCGAGAATCGCAACGGCTCCGTCAACCTCACCCTGCCCGAGCAGGCCAACTTCGCCTATCAACTCGACGCCACCAACGGCGACATCGAGAGCGACTTCTCCGAGATTCAAATCCCCGATGGCGGCCTCCAAAAGAAGACCATCAACGGCACTGCAGGCAAAGGCGGTCCCCTTCTGCATATCTCCACCAGCCAGGGCGACATCTCCTTGAAGAAGGGGAGCATCATGCCGCTGCCCCCTCTGCCTCCCATGCCAAAGATCACCGCCATGCCGGAAGATGCACGCCAGGCTATTCAGGACGCGAAGCGGGAGGCGCAGGACGCCGCCCGTGAAGGCAAGCAGGCTGCGGAAGAGGGTAAGCGCGAAGCAAAGCAGGCAGCAGATGAAGCGAAACGCCAAGCCGACGAAGCGAAGCGTGAAGCCAAACAAGCTGCCGACGAAGCCAGACGCGAGGCCAAACAGCAGAAAGATCAAAACCAATAA
- a CDS encoding S53 family peptidase, translated as MTQHYFRNHVSPRLTFAAALGVLALTAGSAFAATAGQTNLGPEDESKQISVTVWLNPHNKAALDTAVQQMYDKESASYHHFLTLKQFNEQYAPTAKEAGVVREYLAAHNLKVKSTEKNNRFVVAEGRVGDAQAAFNTKINRVMVNGEVHHANTAEASVTGEAAPLVATVQGLSDLKYRALVKPSVNPESGVPYEGVSPSAVGADGLFYSADCLRGAASKVFKTDGGFPEAFYAGNLYGASITNAKPPNLPPCGYDAAEIQEAYGLKPLYKKGLDGAGQTIVIVDAFGSNSIVSDANLFSQLNGLPALTPSNFQIVEPTGPATCTATNGCIAGNWQYETTLDVEWAHAIAPNANIVLVLGADNSFTNLDLSNLAAIQNGYGNVISNSFGISEIALKELDPSELVVENGIAQIAAALGISLNVSTGDSGDELITNNADFGINAVSVNANADSPYATAVGGTSTFLDAHNNIKLQTGWGLNLARIANANPNPPVIPPLLFGFQSGSGGGTSVVYAKPKFQKSLKGKFRLLPDISMNADPQTGNEVVVSPDGVPAHGTQVLVFGGTSLSCPMFSGYWAIANQAAGAPLGQAAPILYELSEGAIIDVNVTPVDTLLNVSGLIIDPPNSPIFESQSALAQPLENTKLFVSALYNSPSSTRWDVLTFGTDSSLVTGPGWDNVTGLGTPNGATFINDVVKAVQ; from the coding sequence ATGACGCAGCACTACTTTCGTAATCATGTCTCTCCTCGCCTTACCTTCGCCGCTGCGCTTGGAGTTCTGGCGCTGACGGCGGGTTCGGCATTTGCTGCCACGGCCGGCCAGACGAACCTGGGCCCAGAAGACGAGTCGAAGCAGATTTCAGTGACTGTTTGGCTGAATCCGCATAACAAGGCCGCTTTGGATACGGCGGTTCAGCAGATGTATGACAAGGAGTCAGCGAGCTATCATCACTTTCTGACGCTGAAGCAGTTCAACGAGCAGTACGCGCCGACTGCGAAGGAAGCCGGTGTGGTTCGCGAATATCTGGCGGCTCACAATCTGAAGGTCAAGTCGACCGAGAAGAACAATCGGTTTGTTGTGGCTGAGGGCCGGGTTGGGGACGCGCAGGCGGCTTTCAATACGAAGATCAACCGGGTGATGGTGAACGGAGAGGTTCACCATGCCAACACGGCGGAGGCTTCGGTTACAGGAGAAGCGGCTCCGCTGGTGGCTACGGTGCAGGGGCTGAGCGATCTCAAATATCGAGCGCTGGTGAAGCCTTCCGTCAACCCGGAGAGCGGCGTGCCTTATGAGGGGGTTTCGCCATCCGCGGTTGGCGCCGATGGACTGTTCTACAGCGCGGACTGTCTCCGTGGGGCTGCGTCGAAGGTTTTCAAGACGGACGGCGGATTTCCGGAGGCGTTCTACGCGGGCAACCTGTATGGGGCGAGCATTACCAATGCCAAACCGCCTAACCTGCCGCCGTGCGGCTACGATGCGGCTGAGATCCAAGAGGCGTACGGCCTGAAGCCGCTTTATAAGAAGGGCCTGGATGGGGCCGGGCAGACCATCGTTATTGTCGATGCCTTTGGCTCGAACAGTATCGTGTCAGATGCCAATCTGTTTTCTCAACTGAATGGATTACCTGCGCTCACGCCATCGAACTTCCAGATCGTGGAGCCGACTGGGCCGGCTACCTGCACAGCTACCAACGGATGCATTGCGGGGAACTGGCAGTACGAGACGACGCTGGACGTGGAATGGGCACACGCGATTGCGCCGAATGCCAATATCGTCCTGGTGTTGGGAGCAGACAACTCATTTACCAACCTCGATCTTTCCAACCTTGCTGCGATCCAGAATGGATATGGCAACGTGATCTCGAACAGCTTCGGGATTTCAGAGATAGCGCTGAAGGAGTTAGATCCGTCGGAGCTGGTGGTAGAGAACGGGATTGCGCAGATCGCTGCGGCATTGGGCATCTCGCTGAACGTATCTACCGGCGATAGCGGGGATGAACTGATCACGAATAATGCCGACTTCGGCATCAACGCGGTCTCTGTCAACGCAAATGCCGACTCTCCGTATGCGACGGCGGTTGGCGGCACGAGTACGTTTCTGGACGCCCACAACAACATCAAACTGCAGACGGGATGGGGTTTGAACCTTGCGCGAATCGCCAACGCGAATCCGAATCCTCCGGTGATTCCTCCACTCCTCTTTGGTTTTCAGTCTGGTTCGGGGGGAGGCACCAGCGTTGTCTATGCCAAACCTAAGTTCCAAAAGAGCCTGAAGGGGAAGTTCCGCCTGCTGCCGGATATCTCTATGAATGCGGACCCACAGACCGGCAACGAGGTCGTTGTTTCGCCCGATGGAGTTCCTGCTCACGGGACTCAAGTGCTGGTGTTCGGGGGGACGAGTCTTTCTTGCCCGATGTTCTCCGGCTACTGGGCGATCGCGAACCAGGCTGCCGGAGCGCCGCTTGGACAGGCTGCGCCAATTCTTTATGAGTTGTCTGAGGGTGCAATCATAGACGTCAATGTGACACCAGTCGATACGCTGCTGAACGTATCGGGACTTATCATCGATCCGCCGAATAGTCCGATCTTTGAGAGTCAGTCTGCTCTGGCGCAACCGTTGGAGAACACGAAGCTGTTTGTGAGTGCGTTGTACAACAGCCCGAGTTCGACTCGCTGGGACGTGCTGACGTTCGGGACGGACTCGTCGCTGGTCACGGGCCCCGGCTGGGACAACGTGACTGGACTGGGTACGCCGAATGGAGCGACGTTCATCAACGACGTAGTTAAGGCTGTGCAGTAG
- a CDS encoding thymidine kinase, with translation MTHPIPGRIETIVGPMFSGKSEELIRRLKRARIARQRVACYKPDIDLRYHRTSIASHSSQTHEASTVTNVEHLKASLLPQLDTIDVIGIDEAQFFDDTILPITVELVHLGKRIIIAGLDTTFNAEPFGPIPALMAIADEVTKLSAVCMVCGAPAIHTQRLGQSQELVLVGAAGLYEARCRTHFEPFLDDQHTEQLEFLSIQSSS, from the coding sequence ATGACCCACCCCATCCCAGGCAGAATCGAAACCATCGTAGGCCCCATGTTCTCCGGAAAATCCGAAGAGCTCATCCGCCGCCTCAAACGCGCCCGCATCGCCCGCCAGCGCGTCGCCTGCTACAAGCCCGACATCGATCTCCGCTACCACCGCACCTCCATCGCCAGCCACAGCTCCCAAACCCACGAAGCCAGCACCGTCACCAATGTGGAGCACCTCAAAGCCTCATTATTGCCTCAGTTAGACACCATCGACGTCATCGGTATCGACGAGGCTCAGTTCTTCGACGACACCATCCTCCCCATCACCGTGGAGCTCGTTCACCTAGGCAAACGCATCATCATTGCAGGCCTCGACACCACCTTCAACGCCGAGCCCTTCGGCCCCATTCCCGCTCTCATGGCCATCGCCGACGAGGTCACTAAGCTCTCCGCCGTCTGCATGGTCTGCGGCGCCCCCGCCATCCACACCCAGCGCCTGGGACAAAGCCAAGAGCTCGTCCTCGTAGGCGCCGCCGGCCTCTACGAAGCCCGCTGCCGCACCCACTTCGAGCCCTTCCTCGACGACCAGCACACCGAGCAACTGGAGTTCCTCTCGATCCAAAGCAGCAGTTGA
- a CDS encoding SAM hydrolase/SAM-dependent halogenase family protein, whose translation MRRLDLFKKICVLLLMAGFSWTGLVREVSAQSGSSETALRTIGFMTDFDVKDDAVGICKAVMNGVAPGVRIIDITHQATPYDIAEGARFLAGSSPYFPKDAVFVVVIDPTVGSTRRAIIAHSKTGQYFVLPDNGLLTLIQDRDGIDGARQITNPEWMIGAKTSSTFHGRDIFSPAGAHLARGDDWTKAGPAVEVASLVRLDLRSAVVDASGLHGEVIGTDGPFGNLVLNVPAETFAKLGYRVGDIVPVQVGDHLYQLPFVKTFSDVAVGKPLAYIDSRGRLSLGINQNSFANTYGVRASTPISIAAKR comes from the coding sequence GTGAGACGACTCGATTTGTTCAAGAAGATTTGTGTTCTGTTGCTGATGGCGGGCTTCTCATGGACGGGTCTTGTCCGCGAAGTCTCGGCCCAAAGCGGCTCGAGTGAAACTGCGCTGCGGACGATTGGTTTCATGACGGACTTCGATGTGAAGGACGATGCTGTTGGAATCTGCAAGGCGGTTATGAACGGAGTGGCGCCTGGGGTGAGGATCATTGACATTACTCACCAGGCCACGCCATACGACATTGCGGAGGGTGCTCGATTTCTTGCAGGATCTTCGCCCTACTTCCCGAAGGATGCGGTGTTTGTTGTGGTCATCGACCCAACGGTGGGAAGTACGCGTCGCGCCATCATCGCTCATTCCAAAACGGGGCAGTATTTTGTATTGCCGGATAACGGCCTGCTGACATTGATCCAGGATCGGGACGGAATTGACGGTGCGAGACAGATCACTAATCCGGAGTGGATGATCGGGGCGAAGACCTCTTCGACATTTCATGGCAGAGATATCTTTTCTCCGGCGGGGGCGCATCTTGCGCGAGGCGATGATTGGACGAAGGCTGGCCCGGCGGTGGAGGTGGCGAGTCTGGTAAGGCTCGATCTGCGAAGCGCAGTGGTGGATGCGTCGGGCCTACATGGTGAGGTGATCGGGACCGATGGGCCTTTTGGAAACCTTGTGCTGAACGTTCCGGCTGAGACGTTTGCGAAGCTTGGGTATCGCGTGGGGGATATCGTGCCGGTGCAGGTAGGCGATCACCTTTACCAGCTGCCGTTTGTAAAGACCTTCAGCGACGTAGCGGTTGGGAAACCACTGGCTTACATTGATTCGCGCGGCAGGCTAAGCCTCGGCATCAATCAAAACAGTTTTGCCAATACCTATGGAGTTCGGGCCTCGACTCCAATCTCGATTGCTGCGAAGAGATGA